Proteins co-encoded in one Epinephelus moara isolate mb chromosome 11, YSFRI_EMoa_1.0, whole genome shotgun sequence genomic window:
- the LOC126397735 gene encoding uncharacterized protein LOC126397735, with protein MFLSGNKKQSVKIRDQSVDLRETKDLYGRFMVLARSNRDIDMKNAVGKYEFTITPRALFAPNGSVLPCTDKSKLIHCLEKVKINEEVQQTQAQMSAEHGDGPETSLTPSKSPQIAVVDGMVLVQQLAMKQGTISTVKDLGQHFNDRLLMLTADFDEVILVFDTYKADSLKQKTREKRQQGKDPIQYQIDDKTNIKHIPMRRFLSHEQTKADLTEYLAQAVLNQNANSQRLFITSASGSTRSNRSKMCFEENNHEEADTLMICLAASAAQRCPKARMVIFSPDTDVLVLAVAHYEKLCRNSAIHMASGTVEIEPIWKALGQEKAGALPAFHAFTGADNVGRFSRISKTRWFQQYMKADKDIFSALVKLSDEGDVQQEVKDALEKFVCSVYCPKGIDIKNIIDLRWHLFCKHLAESSKLPPTVDALAEHIERVRVQSRVWCQATVMWQKPFDPLQHGYYQDPNGKILPTTTKVAPAPQAILEMVRCNCKTNCTTQRCSCRRHNLACTDLCLCGSECENDADCGGPNDTEESDEDL; from the exons ATGTTCCTGTCAGGAAACAAAAAGCAGTCAGTAAAGATTCGAGACCAGTCAGTGGATCTAAGAGAAACAAAAGATCTATATGGTCGGTTTATGGTTCTCGCCAGATCGAACCGGGATATTGATATGAAAAATGCTGTAGGGAAATATGAATTTACAATAACTCCCAGAGCACTGTTTGCCCCAAATGGATCCGTCCTTCCGTGTACTGACAAGTCAAAGCTCATACATTGTCtggaaaaagtgaaaataaatgaagaagTCCAACAGACACAAGCACAGATGTCTGCAGAACATGGTGATGGACCTGAAACATCTTTAACACCATCCAAGAGTCCGCAAATCGCTGTGGTGGATGGAATGGTTCTAGTCCAGCAGTTGGCAATGAAACAGGGGACAATCAGTACAGTCAAAGATCTGGGCCAGCACTTTAATGACAGACTCTTGATGCTGACAGCAGATTTTGATGAGGTTATTCTGGTCTTCGACACCTATAAAGCTGACTcactgaaacagaaaacaagggAGAAACGACAACAAGGCAAAGATCCCATTCAATACCAGATTGATGATAAAACCAACATCAAACATATACCAATGAGACGGTTCCTATCTCATGAACAGACCAAAGCTGATCTAACTGAGTACCTTGCACAAGCAGTCCTCAACCAGAATGCAAACTCCCAAAGGTTGTTCATCACATCGGCCTCAGGCAGCACAAGAAGCAATcgcagcaaaatgtgttttgaagaAAACAACCACGAGGAGGCTGACACACTAATGATATGCTTAGCAGCATCTGCAGCACAGCGCTGCCCAAAAGCACGGATGGTCATCTTCAGCCCAGATACAGATGTCTTAGTTCTGGCTGTTGCACACTACGAGAAGCTCTGTAGAAACAGTGCAATACATATGGCATCGGGTACTGTGGAGATTGAGCCAATCTGGAAGGCACTGGGACAAGAGAAGGCAGGAGCATTACCAGCATTCCATGCATTCACTGGAGCTGACAATGTTGGGAGATTCTCCAGAATCAGCAAAACTAGATGGTTTCAACAGTACATGAAGGCTGACAAGGACATCTTCTCCGCCCTGGTGAAACTCTCTGACGAAGGCGACGTGCAACAGGAAGTAAAAGATGCGCTGGAAAAGTTTGTGTGCTCAGTGTACTGCCCGAAAGGCATtgacataaaaaacattatagaCCTAAGGTGGCATCTCTTCTGCAAGCACCTGGCTGAAAGCAGCAAGCTGCCTCCCACAGTCGATGCCCTTGCAGAACATATTGAACGTGTCCGGGTCCAAAGTAGGGTGTGGTGCCAAGCCACTGTGATGTGGCAAAAACCTTTTGACCCACTCCAACATGGCTACTATCAAGACCCCAATGGCAAGATACTGCCTACTACAACAAAGGTTGCACCTGCACCACAGGCCATTCTAGAGATGGTcag GTGTAACTGTAAAACCAACTGCACAACCCAGCGGTGCTCATGCAGGAGACACAATCTGGCCTGCACAGACCTTTGTTTGTGTGGAAGTGAATGTGAGAATGATGCAGACTGCGGTGGCCCGAATGACACCGAGGAAAGTGATGAAGACCTGTGA